One Gemmatimonadaceae bacterium genomic window, GTGCGCGAGTTCGCACGCGACGAAGTGGCTCCCGTCGCTGCGCAATTCGATGCGTCCCAGGAATTCCCCTGGGCGAACATCAAGAAAATGGGGGAGCTGGGACTTCTGGGCATCCCATGGCCGGAATCACTCGGCGGCGCCGGACTCGACATACTCAGCTACCTCATCGTCATCCATGAGATGGCGAAGGTGGACGCCTCGCACGCGATCACGATCTCCGCGCACACGACTCTCGGCACTTCGCCGATAGTCAACTTCGGCACCCCCGAGCAAAAGGAGCTCTACGTCCCGCTCCTCGCCTCAGGGCGTGTGCTCGGCGGATTCGGTTTGACCGAGCCGACCGCGGGCAGCGACGCAGCCGGTACTCGCACAACGGCTGTCCGAAAAAACGGTCACTACGTCCTCAACGGATCGAAGGTGTTCATCACGCACGGCGGGGTTGGCGAGATCTTCGTCGTCACGGCCGTCACCGATCCGGCGCTCGATACGAAGGGCATCACTTCGTTCATTGTCACCAAGGAAGCCGATCTGTCGCAGCGCGGCGCAGATGTGGACATCGGTCACGAGCCGTCGCTTCCGTCGATGGCGGGCTTCAGAGCCGGAAAGAAGGAAGACAAGCTGGGCTGGCGTGCCTCCGATACCCGGGAGCTCATCTTCGAGGATGTCGAAGTACCGGTCGGGAACAGACTTGGCGAGGATGGAATGGGCTTCATCAACTTCATGCAGACGCTCGACTCGGGCCGCATCGGAATCGCTGCCCTCTCGCTCGGAATTGCCGAGGGCGCCTTCGAGCAGGCTTTGAATTACGCTGCCGGGCGCCGGCAGTTCGGCCGTGCCATTGCGAGCTTTCAGGGGATCCAGTTTCAGCTCTCCGACATGGCGACTGAAATCGAAGCAGGGAAGCACCTGATGTTCCATGCTGCCTGGCTGGCTCAGCAGAAGAAACCATTCGGTAAGGAAGCCGCGATTGCAAAGCTTTTCTGCTCCGAGCTTGCAATGAGGTCCACGCTCAAGGCAATCCAGATCCACGGTGGGTACGGCTACACGAAGGATTATCCTGTCGAGCGAATGATGCGCGACGCGAAAGTCTGCGAGATCGGAGAAGGGACCTCCGAAATACAGCGAATCGTGATCGCGCGTCACCTCCTGAGGGGCATCGCCGATTGACTTACTCCGAAGCAGCCAAGAAGCTACGGTTGCCGCTCGGTTTCGCCCTCGGAATTCTCTATCTGCTGTTTGCCCGGCCAACCCAGCTCTCGCTCATCACCGGAGGGCTCATCGCCCTCGTCGGGGTAGCGGTCCGCGCATGGGCCTCAGGACACATCTCTAAGAACGAGCAGCTCGCCGTAGCCGGGCCGTACGCCCACACGCGCAACCCGCTCTATTTCGGGAGCTTCCTGATTGCCGCGGGCTTCGCGGTCGCTGCCCATTGGGCGCTTCTGCTTGTGGTCATCGCGTTCTGGGCCTTTGTCTATGCGCCAACTATGGAGCGGGAACGGGCGAACATCAGCAGCCGCTTCCCGGAGGGCTACGCACGCTACTCGCAGAACGTCCCGGCGTTTGTTCCGCGGGTGAAACCGTGGCGTGAGGAAGCTTCGAACGCGAGTGCGTTCAGCCCCACTCTGTACATGAAGCATGGCGAGTGGAAGGCCTTGCTCACATATCTGCTAGCTATTGCGTGGCTGGCGCTCAGGATTAGTTGAGAGGGCTAAGTCGTTGTCACTATTGCCAAAAGAGAGTTTTTCCCTACATTACAAACGAACAAATTCATTGCTCCGACGAGACTGGGGACGAGCGCGCGACTCGCGCCGTCCAGCACCAGCCCTCGCTGGGGAAAATCAGCGCTGGCCCTGAAGTCCACTCAAGCGTCGCAGTAGTGCGCGCCAACACATAAGGACATCCGCCCGCAATCCCGTGATGCCGAGTCGCCGTCACGGATGCCGGGTGGACGACGATGAAAAGAGAAATCCTCATCAACGCCGGCGCGCGCGAGACGCGCGTGGCGATCCTGGAGGACGGGGAGCTCGTAGAGCTACTCGTCGATCGTCCAGACAACCGTCGCATGGTAGGCGACGTATACCTTGGGAAGGTCGAGGCGGTGCTGCCGGGGATTCAGGCGGCATTTGTCGACATCGGCACGGAGAAGAGCGCCTTCCTTCATGCCTCCGATCTCGTTCATGAAAGCGCCGAAGAGGCGGAGGACGACGAAGACGAGGACGATCCCGACAACGGGAACGGGAACGGAGTCGCGTCGGCGGCGCGCAATGGCGCCGAGAGTATTCCGGCCGCGGTCCATCAATCGCGGCGAGGCCGCAAGGCGCCGCCGATCCAGGACGCGCTCAAACGCGGGCAGGAGATCATGGTCCAGATCTCCAAGGAGCCGATTTCGACGAAGGGTCCGCGCGTAACCGCCCAGCTCTCACTCGCCGGTCGATTCCTGGTCTACATTCCGGATTCGTCGCGGGTCGGCGTAAGTCGGAAGATCGGGTCCGGAGCGGAACGCCAGCGTCTCAAGGAGCAGGTTGCCGCGATATTGCCCGAGCGCTCGGGCGGAGTAATCGTCAGGACAGTGAGCGAGGACGTTACTCCCGAGGCTCTGGAGCGAGACCTCGAGATGCTGATGGCCCAGTGGAAGAAGATCCAGCGCAAGTCCAAATTCACCCGTGCGCCGGCTCTGCTACACCGCGAGACGGGGCTCACCCGGGGTCTCGTCCGCGATCTGTTCAGCGCAAAGGTAGACAGCCTGAAGATCGACTCCAAGCCCGTGTTCAACGAGGTGGTCGAGTACCTCAAGACGGTGGCTCCGGATCTCATTCCCCGCGTGAAGTTGTACGAAGCCCCGACGCCGCTCTTCGACTCAGCGGGAATCGAATCCGAGATCCGGAATGCCTTCAAGCGCCGCTGCGATCTTCCTTCAGGCGGTTACCTCATCATCGAGCCGACGGAAGCGCTGGTGTCGATCGACGTGAACTCCGGCAGGTATACCGGCAAGAAGGACCCGGAGAAGACGGTGCTCCGGACGAACATCGAGGCCGCTGCCGAGGTCGCGCGTCAGCTGCGGCTTCGCGACGTTGGCGGAATTATCGTCTGCGACTTCATCGACATGGAGACGCGGCAGTCCAGGGAGCGTGTCCTGCAGGAGCTTCGCATGCATCTGAGTCGCGACCGCGCGCGCACAAAAGCTTTTGCGGTAAGCGACCTGGGGCTGATCGAGATGACGCGGCAGCGCGTCAGGCAGAGTCACTACCAGAGCATGACCGGGCCGTGCCCGACATGCGAAGGCACCGGAAGGGTGTTCACGCCCGAGACGATCGTGCGCAGAATGGAGCGGTCCGTGCGGCGAATGGTGATCGAAGGCCGCCGCGACAACCTGCTGGTGAAGCTCCATCCCGAAGTCGCGATGTATGTTCTCGAGGAAGAAAAGGAGCTGGTCCACAAGCTTCAGAAAGCCGCATCCTTCTCGCTCGAGCTTCGGGATGATCCGTTGCTCAAGCCCGATGAATTCAAGCTGGTTGTCAAAGCGCAGGGCAGGGACGTAACACAGCAGTACGCGCTCTCATAGCGGGCGCGCGGCCGCCACCGGCCGCTATTTCGGACAATGGAGCAGAATGCAACACGCGAGTGCTGCACGTGCATGTCGAGCGCTCCGCCGCTGCGCAGCGGCCTCGTGGTGCATCGCGCTGCTTGGCGGCTGCTGGAAAATGACTCCGCCCTCCGGTCAGCTGGAACCGACGCTCCGCCGTATCGGCTGCGAAGCGGAGTCGTGTGGCAATCCGGACAATCAGGTCGACGTAACCTATCTCGGCACATCCGGAATTCTCGTCCGGTATCGCGGGGCAGCGTTACTCGCTGCCCCTTTCTTTTCGAAACCTCCCCTCAAGCGCGTTGTTCTCTCACTAATGGCGGCGGGCAGCTCTCGCCTGACGCCCGACACTGCACTGATCGAGCGTTTTCTCCCGGTAGCCGCGGACAGTGCGTCGGCAATTCTCGTCGGACACGGACACTACGACCATCTCCTCGACGTGCCGTACATTGCCAACCACCGTGCGAAATCAGCGAGGATCTATGGGGGCCCATCGATTCGCCACATGTTGATGGGAGATGCCTCGCTTCGGGCAGGCAGCGGGTCGCGGCTGATTGCGATACCCACCGAGAGAGCTGGAACGCGGGACCGTGCCGGGACGTGGATCTATACGAGGGACCGCAGGTTCCGCTTCATGCCGCTTGTCGCGACGCACGCTCCAACGGTGAAGCGTCTCGGAACAAGCTACCGTTTCGCGCCGGGACGCTTGTCGAGGGATTTGCGATCGCTGCCTGCGACCGCCTCGGACTGGAAGCTCGGCGAGCCGTACGCCTATCTCATCGACGTTCTCGCACCTCGCGACACGACGCCCCGGTTTCGGATCTATTATCAGGACGCTCCGAGTGAGCCTCCTCACGGATTTCCTGATCGTGCGACCCTCGAGGCGCGGCGGGTCGACCTTGCGGTTATCTGCGCGGCGACTTCCACCTACCTCAGGAACACGCCGGACAGTCTTCTGAAGGTGCTCGCGCCGCGGAACGTGATGGTTACACACTGGGAATCGCTTTTCAGGCGCGGTACACTCTCGCTGCAGTTCAACGCAGCGTGGGATATCGACAACTTTATCGGGCGCCTCGAGCGCGGATTGCCGCCGGACTCCAGATGGGCGATGCCGCCGCCTCAACGAGTGATGAGCTTCAGGACAACGGCGAACTAGGCACACACAGTCGCGAATCCGCGAACGGCTGCCGCCTCAGGAAAGTCCGAGATTGCTCAGGAGTACATCGAACCGCGGGTCGAGACGAAACGGATCGTACATCGGTGAGCGGATCCCGAATGCCAGCGTGCACGAGCGCTCGGCAAATGCCTGATCGAGACATTCGAAGGCAAGGTCAATCTCTTCGAGGTGTGCGTGAACCCACGAAAGGAGAATGGGAGCGACATACTCTGATCGTGCTTTCTCTTTCAACTTCGCAAGGACATCCTGTGCCTCCTGGATCTTCCCGGACATCGCGTAGACGACGCCGAGCAGCGCCTGCATGAACGTCACACCGGGCGAAAGCCGCGCGCCTTCCCGCGCGTAGTTGATCGCCTGCTCGTACCGCCCTTCGTGGGCGTACGACAGGCTTATGGCGAACAATCCGGTGAACGACTCCGGGTCCAGCTCCAGAACTCGCTCGCAGTACGCGATAGCCTCGCCGTACTCTCGCGCGTGATAGTGTACCAGTGCGGTGATCATGTTATGGAGTGGATCTATCTCGGACGCCCGCTTTGCAGCAGCCTTCGCTTCGGCCCGGCGATCCATGTCGGACAGAAGCCAGGCGAGGTACGAATGTGCGAGGGCGTGTCGTGGATGTTTGGCGATAACCGCGCGCAGAGTAGACTCTGCGCCAGTCCAATCCC contains:
- a CDS encoding acyl-CoA dehydrogenase family protein, with protein sequence MDDSLYFSEQHLAVRDMVREFARDEVAPVAAQFDASQEFPWANIKKMGELGLLGIPWPESLGGAGLDILSYLIVIHEMAKVDASHAITISAHTTLGTSPIVNFGTPEQKELYVPLLASGRVLGGFGLTEPTAGSDAAGTRTTAVRKNGHYVLNGSKVFITHGGVGEIFVVTAVTDPALDTKGITSFIVTKEADLSQRGADVDIGHEPSLPSMAGFRAGKKEDKLGWRASDTRELIFEDVEVPVGNRLGEDGMGFINFMQTLDSGRIGIAALSLGIAEGAFEQALNYAAGRRQFGRAIASFQGIQFQLSDMATEIEAGKHLMFHAAWLAQQKKPFGKEAAIAKLFCSELAMRSTLKAIQIHGGYGYTKDYPVERMMRDAKVCEIGEGTSEIQRIVIARHLLRGIAD
- a CDS encoding isoprenylcysteine carboxylmethyltransferase family protein codes for the protein MTYSEAAKKLRLPLGFALGILYLLFARPTQLSLITGGLIALVGVAVRAWASGHISKNEQLAVAGPYAHTRNPLYFGSFLIAAGFAVAAHWALLLVVIAFWAFVYAPTMERERANISSRFPEGYARYSQNVPAFVPRVKPWREEASNASAFSPTLYMKHGEWKALLTYLLAIAWLALRIS
- a CDS encoding Rne/Rng family ribonuclease; this translates as MKREILINAGARETRVAILEDGELVELLVDRPDNRRMVGDVYLGKVEAVLPGIQAAFVDIGTEKSAFLHASDLVHESAEEAEDDEDEDDPDNGNGNGVASAARNGAESIPAAVHQSRRGRKAPPIQDALKRGQEIMVQISKEPISTKGPRVTAQLSLAGRFLVYIPDSSRVGVSRKIGSGAERQRLKEQVAAILPERSGGVIVRTVSEDVTPEALERDLEMLMAQWKKIQRKSKFTRAPALLHRETGLTRGLVRDLFSAKVDSLKIDSKPVFNEVVEYLKTVAPDLIPRVKLYEAPTPLFDSAGIESEIRNAFKRRCDLPSGGYLIIEPTEALVSIDVNSGRYTGKKDPEKTVLRTNIEAAAEVARQLRLRDVGGIIVCDFIDMETRQSRERVLQELRMHLSRDRARTKAFAVSDLGLIEMTRQRVRQSHYQSMTGPCPTCEGTGRVFTPETIVRRMERSVRRMVIEGRRDNLLVKLHPEVAMYVLEEEKELVHKLQKAASFSLELRDDPLLKPDEFKLVVKAQGRDVTQQYALS